From the Periophthalmus magnuspinnatus isolate fPerMag1 chromosome 1, fPerMag1.2.pri, whole genome shotgun sequence genome, one window contains:
- the LOC117371420 gene encoding elongation factor 1-alpha 1, translating to MGKEKLHINIVVIGHVDSGKSTTTGHLIYKCGGIDKRTIEKFEKEAAEMGKGSFKYAWVLDKLKAERERGITIDISLWKFETSKYYVTIIDAPGHRDFIKNMITGTSQADCAVLIVAAGVGEFEAGISKNGQTREHALLAYTLGVKQLIVGINKMDSTEPNYSQKRYEEIVKEVSTYIKKIGYNPDTVAFVPISGWNGDNMLEPSPNMTWFKGWKINRKDGNASGTTLLEALDAIQPPTRPTDKPLRLPLQDVYKIGGIGTVPVGRVETGVLKPGMVVTFAPVNVTTEVKSVEMHHEALTEALPGDNVGFNVKNVSVKDIRRGNVAGDSRNDPPQEAASFTSQVIILNHPGQISAGYAPVLDCHTAHIACKFAELKEKIDRRSGKKLEDNPKSLKSGDAAIVDMIPGKPMCVESFSEYPPLGRFAVRDMRQTVAVGVIKGVEKKAPTSGKVTKSAQKAQKTK from the exons ATGGGGAAGGAGAAGCTTCACATAAACATAGTGGTGATTGGACATGTGGACTCGGGTAAGTCCACCACCACAGGGCACCTCATCTACAAGTGCGGAGGCATCGATAAAAGGACTATTGAGAAGTTTGAGAAGGAGGCTGCAGAG ATGGGGAAAGGTTCCTTTAAATATGCCTGGGTTTTGGATAAACTGAAGGCAGAGCGGGAGCGTGGCATCACCATTGACATTTCCCTGTGGAAGTTTGAGACCAGCAAATATTACGTGACAATCATTGATGCTCCAGGACACAGGGACTTCATCAAGAACATGATCACTGGCACCTCACAG GCCGACTGTGCCGTGCTCATCGTGGCTGCGGGTGTGGGAGAATTTGAAGCTGGAATCTCCAAAAATGGACAGACCCGTGAACATGCTCTCCTGGCCTACACTTTGGGAGTGAAGCAACTCATTGTGGGAATCAACAAAATGGACTCCACCGAACCCAACTACAGCCAGAAACGCTACGAGGAAATAGTAAAAGAAGTCAGCACTTATATTAAGAAGATTGGCTACAACCCCGACACAGTGGCCTTTGTGCCGATCTCTGGTTGGAACGGGGACAACATGCTGGAGCCAAGCCCAAAT ATGACCTGGTTCAAAGGCTGGAAGATTAACCGTAAAGATGGAAACGCATCAGGCACCACTCTACTGGAGGCTCTGGACGCCATCCAGCCCCCCACACGCCCCACAGACAAGCCCCTGCGCCTGCCACTACAGGACGTATACAAGATCGGAG GTATTGGGACAGTGCCTGTAGGTCGGGTGGAGACAGGGGTCCTCAAGCCGGGCATGGTGGTGACCTTTGCCCCCGTGAACGTGACCACAGAGGTgaagtctgtggagatgcaCCACGAGGCTCTGACTGAGGCGCTGCCCGGAGACAACGTGGGCTTCAACGTCAAGAATGTGTCAGTCAAAGATATTCGCCGTGGCAACGTGGCCGGAGACAGCAGGAACGACCCACCACAAGAGGCGGCTAGCTTCACCTCTCAG GTGATCATCCTGAACCACCCAGGTCAGATCAGCGCAGGTTACGCCCCCGTGTTGGACTGCCACACAGCTCACATCGCCTGTAAGTTTGCTGAACTCAAAGAGAAGATCGACCGTCGCTCGGGCAAGAAGCTAGAGGACAACCCCAAGTCCCTGAAGTCTGGGGACGCTGCAATTGTGGACATGATCCCAGGAAAGCCCATGTGTGTGGAGAGCTTCTCTGAGTACCCTCCACTGG GTCGTTTTGCCGTGCGAGATATGCGTCAGACTGTGGCTGTGGGCGTCATTAAAGGAGTGGAGAAAAAGGCTCCCACCAGTGGAAAGGTCACCAAGTCCGCGCAGAAGGCTCAGAAGACCAAATGA
- the LOC117371522 gene encoding ras and Rab interactor 2-like isoform X1 — protein MADSPNTEETPSGLTDRSGSYFKLVDTFALELEELEKEMVKKEVDHETLDITGLDGDMSAVHLDPDHHGGTGGERDSGYDSLRRRMSVLDRLTQTHTVWLLLCLSEEEAGHILLQQPPGVFLVCKSPALQRKVLSVRLKEDQSENPISHFPVRESQYTFSLEGSAISFADLFRLVAFYCISRDVLPFTLKLPEAIASAKTQKELEEVAQLGPGFWDSVLCSLRGPAASPRTCRTCRPVSRTLSPPRPNKSRDQDATSPQRYNYSSDSAPPTLRSQNLSSFQEKRHSSGPLCYVNPLFLQTRHHHRSQDRQRESHGSERNPELSFSLNVDEQEAKLNNQSRSPPPRPPPPRSMPKRRPAPPPPAPATTKSTTRPKSMPVVHSNATPRKLQPSTKRPAPAPPTSTNKSSKSPSKSSKTPPPRPKKPDLESHRCHIALDDETIAKALSRAKIPTSPPTADKPLDDAEMSERNQHLSDVSMSTSSSDSLEYPRYTLRQDLASSPSQDQDIVEDSSDEDEEGEYEEEEDYGVGLEADLEMRLRPSFKSRRRRMAVRLSGGSLILPRALKGRFRKVSGMLSSLMTPERRAVKRIAELSRDKSSYFGSLVQDYLSFVQENKACHTSGIDFLQTLRQFLTQMKAYLKQSSELDPPLESLIPEDQIDQVLEKAMHKCVLKPLKSVIDVILHDFQVSSGGWQQLKENLALAKSKRPQELGVDGAAVPPDAVVIEKIRHKFVNMRKMYSPEKKVSLLLRICKLIYTIMQDNSGRMFGADDFLPMLTYVMAQCDMPQLDTDIQYMMELLDPSLLQGEGGYYLTSAYGAMSLIKNFQEEQAARVLSSETRNTLHQWHRRRTAQRTAPSVDDFQNYLRVAFQGIDTGCTAKTLVVHPYNTTEEVCSVCAYKFKISDPENYALFLVTEETSQQLAPDTHPQKIKSELHSRPWTHIFHFVYRRIPNLNLCIPAVIHNGNDFQ, from the exons ATGGCCGACAGCCCAAATACAGAAGAGACCCCCAGCGGACTGACGGATCGCAGCGGTAGTTACTTCAAG CTGGTTGACACTTTTGCACTGGAGCTGGAGGAACTAGAGAAGGAAATGGTCAAGAAAGAAGTGGACCATGAGACACTGGACATAACTGG TTTGGACGGAGACATGAGTGCCGTTCACCTGGATCCTGATCACCATGGCGGCACAGGAGGTGAAAGAGATTCTGGGTATGATTCTCTGAGGCGCAGGATGAGTGTTTTGGACAGACtgacgcagacacacacagtttGGCTTCTGCTGTGTCTAAGTGAGGAAGAGGCGGGACATATCTTGCTGCAACAACCACCAGGG gtgtttttggtGTGCAAGTCTCCTGCTCTGCAGAGGAAAGTGCTCTCAGTGAGATTAAAAGAGGACCAATCTGAAAACCCCATCAGTCACTTTCCGGTCAGAGAGAGCCAGTACA CTTTTTCCCTTGAGGGCTCGGCTATTAGTTTTGCAGACCTGTTTCGCCTGGTAGCTTTCTACTGTATCAGCAG GGATGTGTTGCCCTTTACACTCAAACTTCCAGAAGCCATTGCATCGGCCAAGACGCagaaagagctggaggaggtggctCAGCTCGGACCAG GCTTTTGGGACTCCGTTCTCTGCAGCCTACGTGGCCCTGCTGCCTCCCCCCGCACCTGTCGCACCTGTCGCCCCGTGAGCCGGACCCTCAGCCCCCCACGTCCCAACAAATCCAGGGATCAAGACGCCACATCCCCTCAAAGATACAACTACAGCAGTGACAGCGCACCACCAACTTTAAGATCGCAGAATTTGTCTTCATTTCAGGAAAAAAGACATTCGAGTGGACCATTATGTTATGTTAACCCGcttttcctccaaacacgacatcACCATCGTAGCCAAGATCGTCAAAGAGAGTCTCACGGTAGTGAAAGGAATCCTGAGCTGTCCTTCTCGCTGAATGTAGATGAGCAAGAGGCCAAGCTGAACAACCAATCACGTTCCCCGCCTCCTCGCCCCCCTCCTCCCCGGTCCATGCCCAAACGTCGACCTGCCCCACCCCCTCCTGCACCTGCAACTACCAAAAGCACCACCAGACCCAAAAGCATGCCCGTTGTTCACTCCAATGCAACCCCGAGAAAACTGCAACCCTCTACCAAGCGACCTGCGCCAGCCCCCCCTACCTCAACAAACAAAAGTAGCAAAAGCCCATCTAAAAGTTCAAAAACTCCACCACCGAGACCTAAAAAGCCTGATTTGGAGTCTCACCGCTGCCACATAGCTCTAGATGATGAAACAATTGCTAAAGCACTGTCCCGCGCCAAGATTCCAACCTCTCCACCCACTGCAGACAAACCCTTGGACGACGCAGAAATGAGTGAAAGAAACCAACATTTAAGTGACGTGAGCATGTCGACTTCCTCTTCTGACTCACTTGAATATCCCAGATACACATTAAGGCAAGATCTAGCCTCCAGTCCCTCGCAAGATCAGGATATCGTAGAGGACAGCAgcgatgaggatgaggagggagagtatgaagaggaagaagactATGGAGTCGGACTTGAGGCAGATTTGGAAATGCGCCTACGCCCTTCTTTCAAATCTCGTCGACGTAGGATGGCTGTAAGGTTGAGCGGAGGATCTTTAATTTTACCGAGAGCGCTTAAAGGCCGATTTCGGAAAGTTAGTGGCATGTTGAGTTCGCTGATGACTCCTGAGAGGCGAGCTGTGAAGAGGATCGCAGAACTGTCCCGGGATAAGAGTTCATATTTTGGATCACTAGTGCAagattatttaagttttgtgCAGGAGAATAAAGCATGCCACACGTCAGGAATAGACTTTTTACAAACTCTACGACAGTTTTTGACGCAAATGAAGGCATATTTGAAACAGAGCTCAGAGCTGGATCCTCCACTTGAGTCGCTCATACCAGAGGATCAGATTG ATCAGGTCCTGGAGAAGGCCATGCACAAGTGTGTGTTAAAGCCACTGAAGAGCGTCATCGATGTGATTCTGCATGACTTCCAG GTGAGCAGTGGTGGTTGGCAGCAGCTAAAGGAGAATCTGGCCCTGGCAAAGTCCAAACGCCCACAGGAGCTGGGCGTGGACGGGGCCGCGGTCCCTCCAGACGCAGTGGTCATAGAAAAGATCAGACACAAGTTTGTAAACATGAGAAAGATGTACTCGCCTGAGAAAAAGGTCTCCCTGCTGCTGCGGATATGCAAACTTATCTACACGATCATGCAGGACAACTCAG GTAGGATGTTTGGAGCCGATGACTTCCTGCCTATGCTGACCTATGTTATGGCCCAGTGTGACATGCCTCAACTGGACACAGACATTCAGTACATGATGGAGCTGCTGGACCCCTCTTTGCTTCAAGGGGAAG GAGGCTACTACCTGACCAGTGCATACGGAGCCATGTCTCTGATTAAAAACTTCCAAGAGGAGCAGGCGGCCCGGGTGCTGAGCTCTGAGACCCGTAACACGCTTCACCAATGGCACCGGAGACGCACTGCCCAGCGAACGGCGCCCTCTGTGGACGACTTTCAG aACTATCTCCGTGTGGCTTTCCAAGGAATAGACACGGGATGCACAGCCAAAACTCTCGTAGTCCATCCCTACAACACGACCGAAGAGGTGTGCTCCGTCTGTGCGTACAAGTTCAAGATCTCAGACCCCGAGAACTATGCACTGTTTTTGGTTACCGAGGAAACAAGCCAGCAGCTCGCCCCCGATACACATCCTCAGAAAATCAAATCAGAACTGCACAGTCGACCCTGGACACATATTTTCCATTTTGTCTACAGGAGGATACCCAATCTCAACCTGTGTATCCCGGCGGTTATTCACAATGGTAATGACTTTCAATAG
- the LOC117371522 gene encoding ras and Rab interactor 2-like isoform X2: protein MADSPNTEETPSGLTDRSGSYFKLVDTFALELEELEKEMVKKEVDHETLDITGLDGDMSAVHLDPDHHGGTGGERDSGYDSLRRRMSVLDRLTQTHTVWLLLCLSEEEAGHILLQQPPGVFLVCKSPALQRKVLSVRLKEDQSENPISHFPVRESQYTFSLEGSAISFADLFRLVAFYCISRDVLPFTLKLPEAIASAKTQKELEEVAQLGPGFWDSVLCSLRGPAASPRTCRTCRPVSRTLSPPRPNKSRDQDATSPQRYNYSSDSAPPTLRSQNLSSFQEKRHSSGPLCYVNPLFLQTRHHHRSQDRQRESHGSERNPELSFSLNVDEQEAKLNNQSRSPPPRPPPPRSMPKRRPAPPPPAPATTKSTTRPKSMPVVHSNATPRKLQPSTKRPAPAPPTSTNKSSKSPSKSSKTPPPRPKKPDLESHRCHIALDDETIAKALSRAKIPTSPPTADKPLDDAEMSERNQHLSDVSMSTSSSDSLEYPRYTLRQDLASSPSQDQDIVEDSSDEDEEGEYEEEEDYGVGLEADLEMRLRPSFKSRRRRMAVRLSGGSLILPRALKGRFRKVSGMLSSLMTPERRAVKRIAELSRDKSSYFGSLVQDYLSFVQENKACHTSGIDFLQTLRQFLTQMKAYLKQSSELDPPLESLIPEDQIDQVLEKAMHKCVLKPLKSVIDVILHDFQVSSGGWQQLKENLALAKSKRPQELGVDGAAVPPDAVVIEKIRHKFVNMRKMYSPEKKVSLLLRICKLIYTIMQDNSGRMFGADDFLPMLTYVMAQCDMPQLDTDIQYMMELLDPSLLQGEGGYYLTSAYGAMSLIKNFQEEQAARVLSSETRNTLHQWHRRRTAQRTAPSVDDFQVSRLT from the exons ATGGCCGACAGCCCAAATACAGAAGAGACCCCCAGCGGACTGACGGATCGCAGCGGTAGTTACTTCAAG CTGGTTGACACTTTTGCACTGGAGCTGGAGGAACTAGAGAAGGAAATGGTCAAGAAAGAAGTGGACCATGAGACACTGGACATAACTGG TTTGGACGGAGACATGAGTGCCGTTCACCTGGATCCTGATCACCATGGCGGCACAGGAGGTGAAAGAGATTCTGGGTATGATTCTCTGAGGCGCAGGATGAGTGTTTTGGACAGACtgacgcagacacacacagtttGGCTTCTGCTGTGTCTAAGTGAGGAAGAGGCGGGACATATCTTGCTGCAACAACCACCAGGG gtgtttttggtGTGCAAGTCTCCTGCTCTGCAGAGGAAAGTGCTCTCAGTGAGATTAAAAGAGGACCAATCTGAAAACCCCATCAGTCACTTTCCGGTCAGAGAGAGCCAGTACA CTTTTTCCCTTGAGGGCTCGGCTATTAGTTTTGCAGACCTGTTTCGCCTGGTAGCTTTCTACTGTATCAGCAG GGATGTGTTGCCCTTTACACTCAAACTTCCAGAAGCCATTGCATCGGCCAAGACGCagaaagagctggaggaggtggctCAGCTCGGACCAG GCTTTTGGGACTCCGTTCTCTGCAGCCTACGTGGCCCTGCTGCCTCCCCCCGCACCTGTCGCACCTGTCGCCCCGTGAGCCGGACCCTCAGCCCCCCACGTCCCAACAAATCCAGGGATCAAGACGCCACATCCCCTCAAAGATACAACTACAGCAGTGACAGCGCACCACCAACTTTAAGATCGCAGAATTTGTCTTCATTTCAGGAAAAAAGACATTCGAGTGGACCATTATGTTATGTTAACCCGcttttcctccaaacacgacatcACCATCGTAGCCAAGATCGTCAAAGAGAGTCTCACGGTAGTGAAAGGAATCCTGAGCTGTCCTTCTCGCTGAATGTAGATGAGCAAGAGGCCAAGCTGAACAACCAATCACGTTCCCCGCCTCCTCGCCCCCCTCCTCCCCGGTCCATGCCCAAACGTCGACCTGCCCCACCCCCTCCTGCACCTGCAACTACCAAAAGCACCACCAGACCCAAAAGCATGCCCGTTGTTCACTCCAATGCAACCCCGAGAAAACTGCAACCCTCTACCAAGCGACCTGCGCCAGCCCCCCCTACCTCAACAAACAAAAGTAGCAAAAGCCCATCTAAAAGTTCAAAAACTCCACCACCGAGACCTAAAAAGCCTGATTTGGAGTCTCACCGCTGCCACATAGCTCTAGATGATGAAACAATTGCTAAAGCACTGTCCCGCGCCAAGATTCCAACCTCTCCACCCACTGCAGACAAACCCTTGGACGACGCAGAAATGAGTGAAAGAAACCAACATTTAAGTGACGTGAGCATGTCGACTTCCTCTTCTGACTCACTTGAATATCCCAGATACACATTAAGGCAAGATCTAGCCTCCAGTCCCTCGCAAGATCAGGATATCGTAGAGGACAGCAgcgatgaggatgaggagggagagtatgaagaggaagaagactATGGAGTCGGACTTGAGGCAGATTTGGAAATGCGCCTACGCCCTTCTTTCAAATCTCGTCGACGTAGGATGGCTGTAAGGTTGAGCGGAGGATCTTTAATTTTACCGAGAGCGCTTAAAGGCCGATTTCGGAAAGTTAGTGGCATGTTGAGTTCGCTGATGACTCCTGAGAGGCGAGCTGTGAAGAGGATCGCAGAACTGTCCCGGGATAAGAGTTCATATTTTGGATCACTAGTGCAagattatttaagttttgtgCAGGAGAATAAAGCATGCCACACGTCAGGAATAGACTTTTTACAAACTCTACGACAGTTTTTGACGCAAATGAAGGCATATTTGAAACAGAGCTCAGAGCTGGATCCTCCACTTGAGTCGCTCATACCAGAGGATCAGATTG ATCAGGTCCTGGAGAAGGCCATGCACAAGTGTGTGTTAAAGCCACTGAAGAGCGTCATCGATGTGATTCTGCATGACTTCCAG GTGAGCAGTGGTGGTTGGCAGCAGCTAAAGGAGAATCTGGCCCTGGCAAAGTCCAAACGCCCACAGGAGCTGGGCGTGGACGGGGCCGCGGTCCCTCCAGACGCAGTGGTCATAGAAAAGATCAGACACAAGTTTGTAAACATGAGAAAGATGTACTCGCCTGAGAAAAAGGTCTCCCTGCTGCTGCGGATATGCAAACTTATCTACACGATCATGCAGGACAACTCAG GTAGGATGTTTGGAGCCGATGACTTCCTGCCTATGCTGACCTATGTTATGGCCCAGTGTGACATGCCTCAACTGGACACAGACATTCAGTACATGATGGAGCTGCTGGACCCCTCTTTGCTTCAAGGGGAAG GAGGCTACTACCTGACCAGTGCATACGGAGCCATGTCTCTGATTAAAAACTTCCAAGAGGAGCAGGCGGCCCGGGTGCTGAGCTCTGAGACCCGTAACACGCTTCACCAATGGCACCGGAGACGCACTGCCCAGCGAACGGCGCCCTCTGTGGACGACTTTCAGGTATCACGCCTGACCTGA